A region from the Triticum urartu cultivar G1812 chromosome 1, Tu2.1, whole genome shotgun sequence genome encodes:
- the LOC125517058 gene encoding preprotein translocase subunit SCY2, chloroplastic-like isoform X3, which translates to MSSSLALSLPLPPRCALPLPPPHLAPKHPSLRANQCHLLVRTLPPPRRLLLAPRASSYAASPAEPAREGGAGGKKAPGFRNRFLDLARLGAVAEGAAEAFFRSEIRRRLAVTAVLIVLSRVGYFVPLPGFDRRLIPDSYLSFAPLPAAGNQSSDLSVDCNADGGYHWVLQLWLLVLCHAIRCSTPYMQQVTGHGSSLIICVGILTGYTNTLHKMLTQFSGNVCTSWPYILGVAGIFMMVTMGAVLVTEGCRKIKLQYYGFKLASIAG; encoded by the exons ATGTCCTCCTCCCTCGCGCTCTCGCTCCCGCTCCCACCCCGGTGCGCGCTCCCCCTCCCGCCACCTCACCTCGCTCCCAAGCACCCATCTCTCCGCGCCAACCAGTGCCACCTCCTCGTTCGCACGCTCCCCCCgcctcgccgcctcctcctcgcccctAGGGCTTCGTCGTACGCCGCATCCCCCGCCGAGCCGGCGCGTGAGGGTGGCGCGGGCGGGAAGAAGGCGCCCGGGTTCCGGAACAGGTTCCTGGACCTGGCGCGGCTCGGGGCCGTGGCGGAGGGCGCGGCGGAGGCCTTCTTCCGCAGCGAAATCCGGCGGCGGCTTGCCGTCACGGCCGTGCTCATCGTGCTCAGCCGCGTAGGCTACTTCGTCCCGCTTCCCGGGTTCGACCGCCGCCTCATCCCCGACTCCTATCTCAGCTTCGCCCCGCTCCCTGCAG CTGGGAATCAGTCATCAGATCTCAGCGTCGATTGTAATGCAG ATGGTGGCTATCACTGGGTTTTGCAATTGTGGCTGCTTGTACTGTGTCATGCTATTCGCTGCAGTACTCCATATATGCAGCAAGTTACAG GGCATGGCTCATCTTTGATTATCTGTGTTGGAATATTGACTGGTTACACAAATACACTACACAAGATGCTAACTCAATTTTCAG GAAATGTGTGCACATCTTGGCCCTACATCTTGGGAGTAGCTGGGATCTTTATGATGGTTACCATGGGGGCAGTGTTGGTGACTGAAGGATGTAGGAAGATAAAGCTTCAGTACTATGGATTCAAGTTGGCTTCTATTGCAGGGTAA
- the LOC125517058 gene encoding preprotein translocase subunit SCY2, chloroplastic-like isoform X1, whose amino-acid sequence MSSSLALSLPLPPRCALPLPPPHLAPKHPSLRANQCHLLVRTLPPPRRLLLAPRASSYAASPAEPAREGGAGGKKAPGFRNRFLDLARLGAVAEGAAEAFFRSEIRRRLAVTAVLIVLSRVGYFVPLPGFDRRLIPDSYLSFAPLPADDLVDFASELKLSFFQLGISHQISASIVMQVLCHVLPSLEKIRKEGLDGHEKIKSYIWWLSLGFAIVAACTVSCYSLQYSIYAASYRVKHVILTSFLLVLGAMSTTWICDTITESGFGHGSSLIICVGILTGYTNTLHKMLTQFSGNVCTSWPYILGVAGIFMMVTMGAVLVTEGCRKIKLQYYGFKLASIAG is encoded by the exons ATGTCCTCCTCCCTCGCGCTCTCGCTCCCGCTCCCACCCCGGTGCGCGCTCCCCCTCCCGCCACCTCACCTCGCTCCCAAGCACCCATCTCTCCGCGCCAACCAGTGCCACCTCCTCGTTCGCACGCTCCCCCCgcctcgccgcctcctcctcgcccctAGGGCTTCGTCGTACGCCGCATCCCCCGCCGAGCCGGCGCGTGAGGGTGGCGCGGGCGGGAAGAAGGCGCCCGGGTTCCGGAACAGGTTCCTGGACCTGGCGCGGCTCGGGGCCGTGGCGGAGGGCGCGGCGGAGGCCTTCTTCCGCAGCGAAATCCGGCGGCGGCTTGCCGTCACGGCCGTGCTCATCGTGCTCAGCCGCGTAGGCTACTTCGTCCCGCTTCCCGGGTTCGACCGCCGCCTCATCCCCGACTCCTATCTCAGCTTCGCCCCGCTCCCTGCAG ATGACCTCGTTGATTTTGCTTCTGAACTGAAGCTGTCGTTTTTCCAGCTGGGAATCAGTCATCAGATCTCAGCGTCGATTGTAATGCAG GTTCTTTGCCATGTTCTTCCATCACTTGAAAAGATTCGCAAGGAAGGATTAGACGGGCATGAGAAGATCAAAAGCTATAT ATGGTGGCTATCACTGGGTTTTGCAATTGTGGCTGCTTGTACTGTGTCATGCTATTCGCTGCAGTACTCCATATATGCAGCAAGTTACAG GGTTAAGCATGTCATATTAACAAGCTTTCTGCTTGTCCTCGGTGCAATGTCAACGACTTGGATCTGTGACACCATAACGGAATCTGGCTTTG GGCATGGCTCATCTTTGATTATCTGTGTTGGAATATTGACTGGTTACACAAATACACTACACAAGATGCTAACTCAATTTTCAG GAAATGTGTGCACATCTTGGCCCTACATCTTGGGAGTAGCTGGGATCTTTATGATGGTTACCATGGGGGCAGTGTTGGTGACTGAAGGATGTAGGAAGATAAAGCTTCAGTACTATGGATTCAAGTTGGCTTCTATTGCAGGGTAA
- the LOC125517058 gene encoding preprotein translocase subunit SCY2, chloroplastic-like isoform X2, whose protein sequence is MSSSLALSLPLPPRCALPLPPPHLAPKHPSLRANQCHLLVRTLPPPRRLLLAPRASSYAASPAEPAREGGAGGKKAPGFRNRFLDLARLGAVAEGAAEAFFRSEIRRRLAVTAVLIVLSRVGYFVPLPGFDRRLIPDSYLSFAPLPADDLVDFASELKLSFFQLGISHQISASIVMQVLCHVLPSLEKIRKEGLDGHEKIKSYIWWLSLGFAIVAACTVSCYSLQYSIYAASYRAWLIFDYLCWNIDWLHKYTTQDANSIFRKCVHILALHLGSSWDLYDGYHGGSVGD, encoded by the exons ATGTCCTCCTCCCTCGCGCTCTCGCTCCCGCTCCCACCCCGGTGCGCGCTCCCCCTCCCGCCACCTCACCTCGCTCCCAAGCACCCATCTCTCCGCGCCAACCAGTGCCACCTCCTCGTTCGCACGCTCCCCCCgcctcgccgcctcctcctcgcccctAGGGCTTCGTCGTACGCCGCATCCCCCGCCGAGCCGGCGCGTGAGGGTGGCGCGGGCGGGAAGAAGGCGCCCGGGTTCCGGAACAGGTTCCTGGACCTGGCGCGGCTCGGGGCCGTGGCGGAGGGCGCGGCGGAGGCCTTCTTCCGCAGCGAAATCCGGCGGCGGCTTGCCGTCACGGCCGTGCTCATCGTGCTCAGCCGCGTAGGCTACTTCGTCCCGCTTCCCGGGTTCGACCGCCGCCTCATCCCCGACTCCTATCTCAGCTTCGCCCCGCTCCCTGCAG ATGACCTCGTTGATTTTGCTTCTGAACTGAAGCTGTCGTTTTTCCAGCTGGGAATCAGTCATCAGATCTCAGCGTCGATTGTAATGCAG GTTCTTTGCCATGTTCTTCCATCACTTGAAAAGATTCGCAAGGAAGGATTAGACGGGCATGAGAAGATCAAAAGCTATAT ATGGTGGCTATCACTGGGTTTTGCAATTGTGGCTGCTTGTACTGTGTCATGCTATTCGCTGCAGTACTCCATATATGCAGCAAGTTACAG GGCATGGCTCATCTTTGATTATCTGTGTTGGAATATTGACTGGTTACACAAATACACTACACAAGATGCTAACTCAATTTTCAG GAAATGTGTGCACATCTTGGCCCTACATCTTGGGAGTAGCTGGGATCTTTATGATGGTTACCATGGGGGCAGTGTTGGTGACTGA